A genomic segment from Candidatus Cybelea sp. encodes:
- the lonC gene encoding Lon family ATP-dependent protease, with amino-acid sequence MQQVYTARFRRKFGAQGELSRYVGALYDMLVAVLGQDKLVLRAGKVNALKLMRSQNLPDRLCGLQRLVFEDPTLERATTRAQQRKVISEIEEAMADVIAQRHAEDSIERRVNEKMAERHQEYVKDLKLEALRETGGPETPASQAKLEELQALSERGLAASALQQLRPQALRDVVGQDAAIRALLAKISSPYPQHAILYGPPGVGKTTVARLVLEVAKLRPYTPFAKDAPFVEASGTTLRWDPRETINPLLGSVHDPIYQGSRREFAEAGVPEPKLGLVTRAHGGVLFIDEIGEMDPQLQMRLLKVLEDKRVVFESSYYDESAPNVPEYVKRLFREGAPADFILIGATTREPDEIDPAIRSRCAEIYFSPLTQHQIGSIVAGAIRRLGAKAARGVAQLISSFTIEGRKAVQIVADAYGQALFRLYPSKQRVETPRNPSITEEDVRAVARASRLVRQTLVKGRATREIGKAFGLGVLHHLGSIIEIEAVAFAASQPGKGTIRFNDTAGSMAKDSVFNATSVLRAVTGFDVADFDLHINVVGGGNIDGPSAGLAFFLALYSAVTKTPIPQDVAMTGELTIQGKIRGVGGIPEKIYAARQAGMRRVLVPRENLRETDAALGGLEIVPATSVAQVLRDLPKKRRR; translated from the coding sequence GTGCAGCAGGTCTACACGGCCCGCTTTCGGCGGAAGTTCGGTGCGCAAGGCGAGCTCAGCCGCTACGTCGGCGCGCTCTACGACATGCTGGTCGCCGTGCTCGGCCAGGACAAACTCGTCCTGCGCGCCGGGAAGGTCAACGCGTTGAAGCTGATGCGCTCGCAGAACCTGCCCGACCGCCTCTGTGGTCTGCAGCGCCTCGTCTTCGAGGATCCGACCCTGGAGCGCGCCACGACGCGCGCACAGCAGCGCAAGGTCATCTCCGAGATCGAAGAGGCGATGGCCGACGTCATCGCCCAGCGCCACGCCGAAGATTCAATCGAGCGGCGGGTCAACGAAAAGATGGCCGAGCGCCATCAGGAGTACGTCAAGGATCTCAAGCTCGAAGCGTTGCGGGAGACCGGCGGCCCCGAGACACCGGCGTCGCAAGCTAAGCTCGAAGAGCTGCAGGCGCTCTCGGAACGCGGGCTCGCCGCCTCCGCCCTGCAGCAGCTGCGGCCGCAGGCGCTGCGCGACGTCGTCGGACAGGACGCCGCAATCCGCGCGCTACTCGCAAAGATCAGCTCGCCCTACCCCCAGCACGCGATCCTCTACGGTCCGCCGGGCGTCGGCAAGACGACGGTCGCGCGCCTCGTGCTCGAGGTCGCGAAGCTCCGCCCGTACACTCCCTTTGCCAAGGACGCACCCTTCGTCGAAGCCAGTGGAACGACGCTGCGCTGGGATCCGCGCGAGACGATCAATCCGCTGCTCGGCAGCGTGCACGATCCGATCTATCAAGGCAGCCGGCGCGAGTTCGCCGAGGCGGGCGTTCCGGAGCCGAAGCTTGGACTCGTCACCCGCGCGCACGGCGGCGTGCTCTTCATCGATGAGATCGGCGAGATGGACCCGCAGCTGCAGATGCGCTTGCTCAAAGTGCTCGAGGATAAGCGCGTCGTGTTCGAATCGTCGTACTACGACGAGAGCGCGCCGAACGTCCCCGAATACGTCAAGCGCCTGTTCCGAGAGGGCGCACCGGCCGATTTTATCCTGATCGGCGCGACCACGCGCGAACCCGACGAGATCGACCCGGCAATTCGCTCGCGCTGCGCGGAGATTTACTTCTCGCCGCTGACCCAGCATCAGATCGGCTCGATCGTTGCGGGCGCGATCCGCCGCCTGGGCGCAAAGGCGGCGCGCGGCGTCGCCCAATTGATCTCGTCGTTTACGATCGAAGGCCGCAAGGCCGTGCAGATCGTCGCCGATGCCTACGGTCAAGCGCTCTTCCGCCTTTACCCAAGCAAACAGCGCGTCGAGACGCCGAGGAACCCTTCGATAACCGAAGAGGACGTACGCGCGGTCGCGCGCGCGAGCCGGCTCGTGCGGCAAACGCTCGTCAAAGGGCGCGCGACCCGCGAGATCGGCAAGGCCTTCGGTTTGGGCGTGCTGCACCATCTCGGAAGCATCATCGAGATCGAAGCGGTCGCCTTCGCCGCGTCGCAGCCGGGCAAAGGAACGATTCGCTTCAACGACACCGCGGGCTCGATGGCCAAAGACTCGGTCTTCAACGCAACCAGCGTCCTACGCGCGGTTACGGGTTTCGATGTTGCTGACTTCGATCTGCACATCAACGTCGTCGGCGGCGGAAATATCGACGGCCCCTCGGCTGGGCTCGCGTTCTTTCTGGCGCTCTACTCGGCGGTGACCAAAACGCCCATTCCGCAAGACGTCGCGATGACCGGTGAGCTGACTATACAGGGCAAGATCCGCGGCGTCGGGGGAATTCCTGAAAAAATTTATGCCGCGCGACAAGCCGGCATGCGCCGCGTGCTCGTTCCTAGAGAGAATTTGCGCGAGACAGACGCGGCACTCGGCGGCTTGGAGATCGTTCCGGCAACCAGCGTCGCGCAAGTGCTGCGCGACTTGCCCAAGAAACGCCGGCGCTGA
- a CDS encoding Nramp family divalent metal transporter, whose product MQRSFGVGSESPHVVAAAREALAGDRRGLRALLPFAGPAFVASIAYMDPGNFATNIQGGAAFGYRLLWVVVLANLMAMLFQALSAKMGIATGKNLAELSRDHAPQPIVYAMWLVNEFGAMATDLAEFLGAIVALYLLFGIPMVAGALVTGAVTYAILALHRFGFRAMETLIGSFVGVIAVCYIVETILTRPNWHQVLYHSVVPWIGGPTSVLLAVGIVGATVMPHAIYLHSALTQGRIVPRTRREAARIVRFSYVDVIVALTIAGLVNLSMMYMAAGVFHATGNTAVADITTAYRTLTPLLGNLAAVVFLISLMASGIASSVVGTMAGQVIMQSFVGFTIPLWLRRLVTMAPAVAVSAAGVNVTQTLVLSQVVLSFVLPVPVIALVLLGSRKSVMGEMANAPWVTALAACATVGIIALNAFLIWTTLHR is encoded by the coding sequence TTGCAACGTAGCTTCGGCGTGGGTTCGGAGAGCCCGCACGTCGTTGCCGCGGCGCGAGAGGCGCTCGCCGGCGATCGGCGCGGATTGCGCGCGCTCTTGCCGTTTGCGGGCCCGGCGTTCGTTGCATCGATCGCCTACATGGATCCGGGAAATTTTGCCACCAACATTCAGGGCGGTGCGGCGTTTGGATACCGGCTGCTCTGGGTCGTCGTGCTTGCCAATCTGATGGCGATGCTCTTTCAGGCGCTGTCCGCCAAAATGGGCATCGCGACGGGAAAGAATCTCGCCGAGCTTTCGCGCGATCACGCCCCGCAACCGATCGTTTACGCGATGTGGCTCGTCAACGAGTTCGGAGCGATGGCGACCGACCTCGCCGAGTTCTTGGGCGCCATCGTCGCGCTCTATCTGCTCTTTGGAATTCCGATGGTTGCCGGTGCGCTGGTGACCGGTGCCGTTACCTACGCGATTCTGGCGTTGCATCGCTTCGGCTTCCGGGCGATGGAGACGCTGATCGGTTCGTTCGTCGGCGTGATCGCGGTCTGCTACATCGTTGAGACGATCTTGACGAGGCCGAACTGGCACCAGGTGCTCTACCACTCGGTCGTGCCATGGATCGGCGGCCCGACGAGCGTGCTGCTCGCGGTTGGAATCGTCGGCGCGACGGTGATGCCCCACGCGATCTACCTGCACTCCGCGCTGACGCAGGGCCGCATCGTCCCGCGAACGCGCCGCGAGGCCGCGCGCATCGTGCGCTTCTCTTACGTCGACGTGATCGTCGCGCTGACGATCGCGGGGCTCGTCAATCTATCGATGATGTACATGGCGGCGGGGGTCTTTCATGCGACGGGAAACACGGCCGTTGCCGACATCACGACGGCGTATCGAACGCTGACGCCCTTGCTGGGGAATCTGGCGGCGGTCGTCTTTTTGATCTCGCTGATGGCGTCGGGCATCGCGAGCTCGGTCGTCGGCACGATGGCCGGGCAGGTAATTATGCAGAGCTTCGTCGGATTTACGATCCCGCTCTGGCTGCGCCGGCTGGTCACGATGGCACCGGCCGTCGCGGTCTCGGCCGCCGGCGTCAACGTCACGCAGACGCTCGTGCTCAGTCAGGTCGTGCTAAGTTTCGTACTTCCGGTTCCGGTGATCGCGCTCGTGCTCTTGGGTTCGCGCAAGAGCGTGATGGGCGAGATGGCCAACGCACCATGGGTGACGGCGCTGGCCGCATGCGCGACGGTGGGGATCATAGCGCTCAATGCTTTTTTGATCTGGACGACGCTACATCGTTAA
- the dnaB gene encoding replicative DNA helicase, with amino-acid sequence MTVAPLHSTIDRIPPHNLEAEMALIGSVLVDREMLAAVGEIIRPNDFYAHVHETIFMVLVELYERGEPVDKITVAEELKRRNVLERVGGVSYISGLMDTVQTAASARYYATIVREKSVLRSLIHAGTQITGLGYEGEEDVAGALDRSEQLVYTIGERRGVTEFMPVSRLMKGAFDHIDRLYHMRGDRTGLTSGFRDIDEMTTGFQPGNFVIVAARPGMGKSSFALNMAVAAARQEGAPVAFFSLEMSNNELIQRLICSEARISMNHMRRGNIKDGQWELISNAMGAINDLPIYLDDLGALTVNDVRSRCRRLKSTVGLGAVFVDYLQLLRPGVLTRNVNRNEELSEICRTLKVTAKDLEVPIIALAQLNRAVEARAGTKRPLLSDLRDSGSIEQEADVVAFLYRDGYYNPETAEPDLTEFIIAKHRNGPTGTVNLRFRPEFTLFLPYADESHYPS; translated from the coding sequence ATGACCGTTGCGCCGCTTCATTCGACGATCGATCGCATACCGCCGCACAATCTCGAGGCCGAGATGGCGTTGATCGGATCCGTACTCGTCGACCGCGAGATGCTCGCCGCCGTCGGTGAGATCATCCGGCCGAACGACTTCTACGCGCACGTCCACGAAACGATCTTCATGGTGCTCGTCGAGCTCTACGAGCGAGGCGAACCCGTCGACAAAATTACCGTCGCCGAAGAGTTGAAGCGGCGCAACGTTCTCGAGCGAGTCGGCGGCGTCTCGTACATCAGCGGGCTGATGGATACCGTGCAGACGGCTGCCTCGGCGCGCTATTACGCAACGATCGTGCGCGAGAAATCGGTGCTGCGCTCGCTGATCCACGCGGGCACCCAGATCACCGGGCTCGGCTACGAAGGCGAAGAAGACGTCGCGGGCGCGCTCGACCGTTCCGAGCAGCTCGTTTATACGATCGGCGAGCGCCGCGGCGTCACCGAATTCATGCCGGTCAGCCGCCTGATGAAGGGCGCCTTCGACCACATCGACCGGCTCTACCACATGCGCGGAGATCGGACCGGGCTCACCTCCGGTTTCCGCGATATCGACGAGATGACGACCGGTTTCCAGCCCGGCAACTTCGTGATCGTTGCGGCCCGGCCGGGCATGGGGAAGAGCTCCTTCGCCCTCAACATGGCCGTCGCCGCCGCGCGGCAAGAAGGTGCGCCGGTCGCGTTCTTCTCACTCGAAATGTCGAACAACGAGCTGATTCAGCGCCTGATCTGTTCGGAAGCGCGCATCTCGATGAACCATATGCGCCGCGGCAATATCAAAGACGGCCAGTGGGAGCTGATCTCAAACGCGATGGGTGCGATCAACGACCTGCCGATCTATCTCGACGATCTGGGCGCGCTCACCGTCAACGATGTGCGCAGCCGCTGCCGGCGTTTAAAGTCTACGGTCGGGCTGGGAGCCGTCTTCGTCGACTACCTGCAGCTGCTGCGGCCGGGCGTGCTTACGCGAAACGTCAATCGCAATGAGGAGCTCTCGGAGATCTGCCGCACGCTCAAGGTGACGGCCAAGGATCTCGAGGTGCCGATCATTGCGCTCGCGCAGCTCAATCGGGCAGTCGAAGCGCGCGCGGGAACGAAGCGGCCGCTGCTCTCGGATCTGCGCGATTCCGGCTCGATCGAACAGGAGGCCGACGTCGTAGCCTTCCTTTATCGCGACGGCTACTACAATCCCGAGACGGCGGAACCGGATCTGACCGAGTTCATCATCGCCAAGCATCGCAACGGCCCGACCGGCACGGTCAACCTGCGCTTCCGTCCCGAGTTTACGCTCTTCTTGCCGTACGCCGACGAGTCGCACTACCCGAGTTAG
- a CDS encoding site-specific integrase: protein MKGVQVRKSVYDKTAAGLRHKVKALLAAPAQANAKNVTIEDFFENRFLTDMKSRLKYNTLSTYKTAVKEYIVPEIGRARLATLKPANVAAWLDGLKVGARSKQLAFATLRRGYSYAVEVGYFERNPLADMKGPRVPKTEKPTLNLTELRKLLTVAKASEWFPLVYLATTTAMREGEILGLTIGNLHLNDGYLLVRHNLARTENGLALVEPKTTTSRRRVDLSKEAVKLLRDHLKRQRANDLGLVFASKNGTPIDGPNLLRRVLRPLLKEAGLPPVDFHSLRHTVTTQLAQAGTPLKTLQALLGHASSKTTIDVYSHHAPSEGRAAADLIGSMVRNRRGTKRGTTARRKTSKTGARTKKKAL, encoded by the coding sequence TTGAAAGGCGTACAGGTTCGCAAGAGTGTCTATGACAAAACCGCGGCCGGGCTCCGACACAAGGTTAAAGCGTTGCTCGCCGCTCCGGCACAGGCGAACGCAAAGAACGTCACGATCGAGGACTTCTTCGAGAACCGCTTCCTCACCGATATGAAGTCACGTCTCAAGTACAATACTCTTTCGACGTACAAGACAGCGGTCAAGGAGTACATTGTGCCGGAGATAGGCCGTGCGCGCCTCGCCACTTTAAAGCCTGCTAACGTAGCCGCATGGCTTGACGGCCTAAAGGTCGGCGCACGATCGAAGCAGCTCGCCTTCGCTACCCTGCGACGAGGCTACAGCTACGCCGTGGAGGTGGGTTATTTCGAACGCAACCCACTTGCTGACATGAAAGGCCCTCGCGTACCCAAGACGGAGAAGCCGACACTAAACCTCACTGAACTCCGCAAACTCCTCACCGTCGCCAAAGCCTCGGAATGGTTCCCGCTTGTCTACCTCGCAACGACTACAGCCATGCGCGAAGGCGAAATACTCGGGCTAACCATCGGTAATCTACATTTGAACGACGGCTACCTATTGGTACGCCACAACCTAGCTCGAACCGAGAATGGGCTCGCGTTGGTCGAGCCCAAGACCACAACGTCTCGTCGTCGCGTGGATCTTTCGAAAGAAGCGGTTAAGCTGCTCCGTGATCACCTCAAGCGGCAGCGTGCCAACGATCTTGGCCTTGTATTTGCGTCGAAGAACGGGACGCCAATCGATGGCCCAAACCTGTTGAGGCGCGTCCTTCGACCGCTCCTCAAGGAAGCGGGTCTGCCCCCTGTGGATTTTCATTCATTGCGTCACACGGTGACCACACAGCTCGCTCAAGCGGGTACGCCCTTAAAAACGCTCCAGGCGTTGCTCGGCCACGCCAGCAGCAAGACCACGATCGACGTCTACAGCCATCATGCACCGTCCGAAGGCCGCGCCGCGGCAGACCTTATCGGCTCGATGGTCCGGAATCGACGTGGGACAAAACGGGGGACAACTGCCCGCCGAAAGACTTCTAAGACGGGCGCGAGGACAAAGAAAAAAGCCTTATGA
- a CDS encoding gamma carbonic anhydrase family protein, protein MMIEYRGKLPKVSGSAFVAPNAILIGDVEVGDESSIWFGAVLRGDNGPIRIGRRTSIQDNAVVHVSEGGGTYVGDDVTVGHCAVMEDCTIERYALIGSNATLLNGCTIGEGALIAAGSVVGQKAAIPPRVVAAGAPAVVKKAVEGEAATWIEVSAEEYVKLSRMYLAQSLGTPEDQDLTM, encoded by the coding sequence ATGATGATCGAATATCGGGGCAAGCTGCCCAAAGTCTCTGGCTCGGCGTTCGTGGCGCCCAACGCTATCTTGATCGGCGACGTTGAGGTCGGCGACGAATCGAGCATCTGGTTCGGTGCCGTCTTGCGCGGCGACAACGGACCGATCAGGATCGGGCGGCGAACCTCGATTCAAGACAACGCGGTCGTGCACGTTAGCGAGGGCGGCGGCACGTACGTCGGCGACGACGTAACCGTCGGGCACTGCGCGGTGATGGAGGACTGTACGATCGAACGCTACGCGCTGATCGGCAGCAACGCGACGCTGCTCAACGGCTGCACGATCGGGGAAGGCGCGCTGATCGCCGCCGGCAGCGTCGTCGGCCAGAAGGCGGCGATTCCGCCGCGCGTCGTTGCGGCCGGCGCGCCGGCGGTGGTAAAGAAAGCGGTCGAGGGTGAGGCGGCGACGTGGATCGAGGTCTCGGCCGAAGAGTACGTCAAGCTCTCGCGCATGTACCTCGCGCAGAGCCTCGGTACGCCCGAGGATCAAGATTTAACGATGTAG
- the rplI gene encoding 50S ribosomal protein L9, translating to MKLVLFADVKALGKKGDLVDVADGYARNFLLPRKLAGEADKGALAQLDAQQKARERKAALELAEAQALAVRIESAKLAVRAKAGGNGKLFGAVTNADVASAIAGALSIEIDKHKIEMTSQIKALGSYPVEIKLHKGVVAKTMVDVVAA from the coding sequence GTGAAGCTCGTATTGTTCGCCGACGTCAAAGCGCTCGGTAAAAAGGGAGACCTCGTCGACGTCGCCGACGGCTACGCGCGCAACTTCCTGCTCCCCCGAAAGCTCGCCGGTGAGGCCGACAAAGGCGCCCTGGCGCAGCTCGACGCCCAGCAGAAGGCGCGCGAACGTAAGGCGGCTCTCGAGCTAGCGGAGGCGCAGGCGCTGGCCGTCAGGATCGAGTCGGCCAAACTCGCGGTCCGGGCAAAGGCCGGCGGCAACGGCAAGCTCTTCGGAGCGGTGACCAACGCCGACGTCGCGTCGGCGATTGCCGGCGCCCTCTCCATCGAGATCGACAAGCACAAGATCGAAATGACGAGTCAGATCAAGGCGCTCGGATCCTATCCCGTCGAGATAAAGCTGCATAAGGGCGTCGTCGCCAAGACCATGGTGGACGTCGTCGCCGCTTAG
- a CDS encoding metal-dependent transcriptional regulator, which produces MANKGKVDLLTVGSDRSPMRAREDYVKAIYQIGGGAPVRAAAVARYLDVSRVSVSKAKRVLESDGLIEPARAPSDPLALTRRGRALAIAMVRRHRLLETFLHRSLHVPLERVHAEAERIEHVISDDVALRIADLLGRPASDPHGHPIPYEDAYATREPLPTLAALSAGGRARIVSLDDRDEEGVKTLAAAGLLPGTAVRVVAADAKRLRLRCGKRTIALQRRHAEMVRIAT; this is translated from the coding sequence ATGGCTAACAAGGGCAAGGTCGACCTCCTTACGGTCGGTTCCGATCGATCGCCGATGCGCGCTCGGGAAGACTACGTCAAAGCGATCTACCAAATCGGCGGCGGCGCTCCGGTGCGCGCGGCGGCGGTCGCGCGGTATCTCGACGTCAGCCGCGTCTCGGTCAGCAAAGCGAAACGGGTCCTCGAGAGCGACGGCTTGATCGAACCTGCGCGCGCTCCCTCGGATCCGCTCGCGCTGACCCGGCGAGGCCGGGCGCTCGCAATTGCGATGGTGCGGCGCCACCGTTTGCTCGAGACGTTTTTGCATCGCTCGCTGCACGTTCCGCTCGAGCGCGTGCACGCCGAGGCGGAGCGCATCGAGCACGTGATCTCCGACGACGTCGCGCTGCGAATCGCCGACTTGCTGGGGCGCCCGGCTAGCGATCCACACGGCCACCCGATACCGTACGAAGACGCGTACGCTACGCGCGAGCCGCTGCCGACGCTGGCCGCACTTAGCGCTGGGGGCAGGGCGCGCATCGTCAGCCTCGACGACCGCGATGAAGAAGGCGTGAAGACGCTGGCCGCGGCCGGGCTTCTTCCCGGAACGGCCGTACGCGTCGTGGCCGCCGATGCGAAGCGGCTTCGTCTGCGCTGCGGAAAGCGCACGATCGCCCTGCAGCGGCGTCACGCCGAGATGGTGCGTATTGCAACGTAG